The following proteins are co-located in the Macrobrachium rosenbergii isolate ZJJX-2024 chromosome 28, ASM4041242v1, whole genome shotgun sequence genome:
- the LOC136854228 gene encoding uncharacterized protein, giving the protein MGFLRNVMRGILTCVAMETLVKVPFPNVSGAPNIKLDTTRIYLPHELDDLLQAAAQESCMRDPNCNPNTFLGTHQARCSLGAGAEEMLSSMVNIRTDSVRRCNPFTGEVLWPATGECVTLLTQGPCPPGLWVKLTVPDLRPVCERRPCKESQALTASKCTNKQDESNCPTGMTLVNNEFGRGECDCNRGMAYHTLTRRCYKPYSQGPCPVGHVIKVTDSQTIGNAECFPNVCPEENMVMIDDNCQVQDFNSDARGTCYFLDTQGPCDSGILTIDDVLLEPLCLLQTEPHSIFNLPNIRGCPRGSIRDSQGRCRQDFSKIFGRPPPIVTSRPGTVNGTICPKGQLFLGGFCYRFPSRRGNNSRPTPSSPEP; this is encoded by the exons ATGGGATTTTTGCGTAACGTGATGCGGGGCATTCTGACGTGCGTTGCCATGGAAACCCTGGTGAAGGTACCCTTCCCCAACGTCTCGGGTGCGCCCAACATCAAACTGGACACAACGAGAATCTACCTGCCGCACGAGTTGGACGACCTGCTGCAGGCTGCTGCCCAAGAGAGCTGCATGAGGGACCCCAACTGCAACCCCAACACCTTCTTGGGAACGCACCAGGCCAGGTGTTCCCTAGGGGCCGGGGCGGAGGAAATGCTCAGCTCAATGGTCAACATCAGAACGGATTCCGTCAGGCGATGCAATCCCTTCACAGGCGAAGTCCTCTGGCCTGCTACAGGAGAATGCGTGACCCTACTCACGCAAGGACCTTGTCCTCCAGGATTGTGGGTCAAGCTCACAGTGCCTGATC TTCGGCCAGTATGTGAGAGACGACCTTGCAAGGAATCGCAAGCACTGACGGCGAGTAAATGTACGAACAAACAGGACGAATCCAACTGTCCAACAGGAATGACCCTCGTCAACAACGAATTCGGCCGAGGAGAATGTGACTGCAACCGTGGCATGGCCTACCATACCCTCACTCGGAGATGCTACAAGCCCTACTCCCAGGGGCCATGCCCTGTAGGTCATGTCATTAAG GTCACAGACAGCCAAACAATCGGGAACGCCGAGTGTTTTCCGAACGTATGCCCAGAAGAAAACATGGTCATGATCGACGACAACTGCCAGGTACAAGACTTCAACTCCGACGCCAGGGGCACGTGTTATTTCCTCGACACCCAGGGCCCTTGTGACTCCGGCATTCTGACCATCGACGACGTCCTTCTCGAGCCCCTCTGTCTCCTGCAGACGGAACCCCACAGCATCTTCAACCTCCCGAACATCAGGGGGTGCCCAAGGGGTTCCATACGCGACAGCCAGGGGCGCTGCCGACAAGACTTCTCCAAGATTTTTGGAAGACCCCCACCCATCGTCACCAGCAGGCCAGGGACCGTGAATGGGACCATATGCCCCAAGGGGCAGCTCTTTCTTGGGGGCTTCTGCTACCGCTTTCCATCCCGCAGAGGTAATAATTCTAGACCAACACCTTCATCTCCAGAACCTTGA